From the Kitasatospora viridis genome, one window contains:
- a CDS encoding SGNH/GDSL hydrolase family protein has translation MPGAHQSRARVARRIATAAAYGGGGLGLLGVGVAGLLIAESRLAIRTVGVLEGDPPKSAGVYGDGFVDPARKEEPPLVLAFLGDSTAVGLGVRRGRETPGSLLASGLASVAERRVRLVNVAVSGARSDDLARQVRLALATPPDLAVIMIGANDVRGRIPLAQAVRLLGEAVRDLRAFDCEVVVGTCPDLGTIKPVRPPLRWLARRVSRQLAAAQTIAVVEAGGRTVSLGSLLGPEFATRPEMFASDRFHPSAQGYATAAMAVLPSVCAALGLWPEESELPTPGTRETVLPMAEAAATAAARSGTEVASATEGAGGRRWALVKQRLRFGLPAAAAAAAAADPPTSASSHPGSDDARSTWE, from the coding sequence ATGCCAGGGGCGCACCAGTCACGGGCCCGGGTCGCCCGCCGGATCGCCACCGCCGCGGCCTACGGCGGTGGCGGACTCGGCCTGCTCGGGGTCGGCGTGGCCGGCCTGCTGATCGCCGAGAGCCGGCTGGCGATCCGCACCGTCGGCGTGCTGGAGGGCGATCCGCCGAAGTCCGCGGGCGTCTACGGGGACGGCTTCGTCGATCCGGCCCGGAAGGAGGAGCCGCCGCTGGTGCTGGCCTTCCTGGGCGACTCCACCGCGGTCGGCCTGGGCGTGCGGCGCGGCCGCGAGACACCGGGCTCGCTGCTCGCCTCCGGGCTGGCCTCGGTCGCCGAGCGCCGGGTGCGGCTGGTCAACGTCGCGGTCTCCGGGGCCCGCTCGGACGACCTGGCCCGCCAGGTCCGGCTCGCCCTGGCCACCCCGCCCGACCTCGCGGTGATCATGATCGGGGCGAACGACGTGCGCGGCCGGATCCCGCTCGCCCAGGCGGTGCGGCTGCTCGGCGAGGCGGTCCGGGACCTGCGCGCCTTCGACTGCGAGGTGGTCGTCGGCACCTGCCCGGACCTGGGCACCATCAAGCCGGTCCGGCCGCCGCTGCGCTGGCTGGCCCGGCGGGTGAGCCGGCAGCTGGCCGCCGCGCAGACCATCGCGGTGGTCGAGGCCGGCGGGCGGACCGTCTCGCTGGGCTCGCTGCTCGGCCCGGAGTTCGCGACCCGCCCGGAGATGTTCGCCTCGGACCGGTTCCACCCCTCCGCCCAGGGCTACGCGACCGCCGCGATGGCGGTGCTGCCCTCGGTCTGCGCCGCGCTGGGCCTGTGGCCCGAGGAGTCCGAGCTGCCCACGCCGGGTACCCGGGAGACCGTGCTGCCGATGGCGGAGGCGGCGGCCACCGCGGCCGCCCGGTCCGGCACCGAGGTGGCCTCGGCCACCGAGGGCGCCGGCGGGCGGCGCTGGGCGCTGGTCAAGCAGCGGCTGCGGTTCGGCCTGCCGGCCGCAGCGGCTGCGGCGGCGGCGGCCGACCCGCCGACGTCGGCCAGCTCACACCCCGGGTCGGATGACGCACGCTCTACTTGGGAGTAA
- a CDS encoding DUF4307 domain-containing protein has protein sequence MTATSASSAGQLPEGRYGGRSDQEADRRLKVVGAVLAVVVLALIAWLGGDYLLRESKLNGSVPVFQVVSDSEVQAQLSVSKDSGTGGTCTIRTEAADHSVVGQLDVPVPKAGSSYNQMVTIRTTARGTTAELLGCTPS, from the coding sequence ATGACCGCGACCAGCGCCAGCAGTGCCGGGCAGTTGCCCGAGGGCCGCTACGGCGGCCGTTCCGACCAGGAGGCGGACCGCCGCCTGAAGGTGGTCGGCGCGGTGCTGGCCGTCGTGGTGCTCGCCCTGATCGCCTGGCTCGGCGGCGACTACCTGCTGCGCGAGTCCAAGCTGAACGGCTCGGTCCCGGTCTTCCAGGTGGTCTCCGACTCCGAGGTGCAGGCCCAGCTCTCGGTCTCCAAGGACTCCGGCACCGGCGGCACCTGCACCATCCGCACCGAGGCCGCGGACCACTCGGTGGTCGGCCAGCTCGACGTCCCGGTGCCGAAGGCCGGCAGCAGCTACAACCAGATGGTCACCATCCGCACCACCGCCCGGGGCACCACCGCCGAGCTGCTCGGCTGCACCCCCTCCTAG
- a CDS encoding ATP-binding cassette domain-containing protein — translation MAPAIQAENLVKTFGDVRALDGVSLDVPEGTVLGLLGPNGAGKTTTVRVLTTLLRPDSGSAVVAGVDVLKHPNRVRSMIGLSGQYAAVDEYLTGRENLRMVGELYQMSGRAAKARAAELLEWFNLSEAADRTAKTYSGGMRRRLDLAAALVVRPPVMFLDEPTTGLDPRNRMALWEVIETLVGQGTTLLLTTQYLEEADRLAHDIAVVDHGRVIARGTADQLKAQIGGERVEVVVHDRELIGTAVEALSGYAVGEASVERNTRRITIPVTGGAKVLADVIRDLDARDVEIDDIGLRRPTLDDVFLSLTGHLTESGGGEETPAREAVR, via the coding sequence ATGGCCCCAGCCATCCAGGCCGAGAACCTGGTGAAGACCTTCGGCGACGTGCGCGCCCTGGACGGGGTGAGCCTGGACGTCCCGGAGGGGACGGTGCTGGGGCTGCTCGGCCCGAACGGCGCCGGCAAGACCACCACCGTGCGGGTGCTGACCACGCTGCTGCGGCCCGACTCGGGCAGCGCCGTGGTGGCCGGGGTGGACGTGCTCAAGCACCCGAACCGGGTGCGCAGCATGATCGGCCTGTCCGGCCAGTACGCCGCCGTGGACGAGTACCTGACGGGCCGTGAGAACCTGCGGATGGTCGGCGAGCTCTACCAGATGAGTGGCCGCGCGGCCAAGGCGCGGGCCGCCGAACTGCTGGAGTGGTTCAACCTGAGCGAGGCCGCCGACCGGACGGCCAAGACCTACTCCGGCGGCATGCGGCGCCGGCTCGACCTGGCCGCCGCGCTGGTGGTCCGCCCGCCGGTGATGTTCCTGGACGAGCCGACCACCGGCCTGGACCCGCGCAACCGGATGGCGCTCTGGGAGGTGATCGAGACCCTGGTCGGCCAGGGCACCACGCTGCTGCTCACCACCCAGTACCTGGAGGAGGCCGACCGGCTGGCCCACGACATCGCGGTGGTGGACCACGGCCGGGTGATCGCCCGGGGCACCGCCGACCAGCTGAAGGCGCAGATCGGCGGCGAGCGGGTGGAGGTGGTGGTGCACGACCGGGAGCTGATCGGCACCGCCGTCGAGGCGCTGAGCGGCTACGCGGTCGGCGAGGCCAGCGTGGAGCGCAACACCCGGCGGATCACCATCCCGGTCACCGGCGGCGCGAAGGTGCTGGCCGACGTGATCCGCGACCTGGACGCGCGGGACGTCGAGATCGACGACATCGGCCTGCGCCGCCCGACCCTGGACGACGTCTTCCTCTCGCTGACCGGTCACCTGACCGAGTCGGGCGGCGGCGAGGAGACCCCGGCGCGGGAGGCCGTGCGATGA
- the ilvA gene encoding threonine ammonia-lyase — MQSWPITIDDFRGAQKMLAGVARVTPMESSRYLSGLVGSPVHLKCENLQRTGSFKLRGAYLRIAGLTPVQRAAGVVAASAGNHAQGVALAAALLGVRSTVFMPRAAPLPKVAATREYGAEVRLHGATVDEALDAAQRFAETSGAVFIHPFDHADVVTGQGTVGLEILEQCPEVRTILVGVGGGGLLAGIAAAVKPLRPDVRVVGVQAAGAAAYPPSLAAGRPVTLPSFHTMADGIMVGRPGDIPFELVNTLADGVRTVTEESLSRALLVALERLKLVVEPAGASPVAALLEHPDEFQGPVVAVLSGGNIDPQLMQRVLRHGLAAAGRYLSLRVRLTDRPGALATLLGVLSSVDANVLDVAHVRTDPTLGLAEVEVDLHLETKGPEHCAVVLGELGDAGYVVSR, encoded by the coding sequence ATGCAGAGCTGGCCGATCACCATCGACGACTTCCGCGGCGCGCAGAAGATGCTGGCCGGGGTCGCCCGGGTCACGCCGATGGAGAGCAGTCGGTACCTGTCCGGGCTGGTCGGCTCCCCGGTCCACCTGAAGTGCGAGAACCTGCAGCGCACCGGGTCGTTCAAGCTGCGCGGCGCCTACCTGCGGATCGCCGGGCTGACCCCGGTGCAGCGGGCCGCCGGCGTGGTGGCGGCCAGTGCGGGCAACCACGCCCAGGGCGTGGCGCTGGCCGCCGCGCTGCTCGGGGTGCGCTCCACCGTCTTCATGCCGCGGGCCGCGCCGTTGCCCAAGGTGGCGGCCACCCGGGAGTACGGCGCCGAGGTGCGGCTGCACGGCGCCACCGTGGACGAGGCGCTGGACGCCGCCCAGCGGTTCGCCGAGACCTCCGGCGCGGTCTTCATCCACCCCTTCGACCACGCCGACGTGGTGACCGGCCAGGGCACCGTGGGGCTGGAGATCCTGGAGCAGTGCCCGGAGGTGCGCACCATCCTGGTCGGGGTGGGCGGCGGCGGGCTGCTGGCCGGGATCGCGGCGGCGGTCAAGCCGCTGCGCCCGGACGTGCGGGTGGTCGGGGTGCAGGCGGCCGGCGCCGCCGCCTACCCGCCCTCGCTGGCCGCCGGCCGGCCGGTCACCCTGCCGTCCTTCCACACCATGGCCGACGGGATCATGGTCGGCCGCCCCGGCGACATCCCGTTCGAGCTGGTCAACACGCTCGCCGACGGCGTCCGCACGGTGACCGAGGAGTCGCTCTCGCGGGCCCTGCTGGTCGCGCTGGAGCGGCTCAAGCTGGTGGTCGAGCCGGCCGGGGCCAGCCCGGTCGCCGCCCTGCTGGAACACCCCGACGAGTTCCAGGGGCCGGTGGTGGCGGTGCTCTCCGGCGGGAACATCGACCCGCAGCTGATGCAGCGTGTGCTCCGGCACGGCCTGGCCGCGGCCGGCCGCTACCTCTCGCTGCGGGTCCGGCTGACCGACCGGCCGGGCGCGCTGGCCACCCTGCTCGGGGTGCTCTCCTCGGTGGACGCCAACGTGCTCGACGTCGCCCACGTCCGCACCGACCCGACCCTCGGCCTGGCCGAGGTCGAGGTGGACCTGCACCTGGAGACCAAGGGGCCCGAGCACTGCGCCGTGGTGCTCGGCGAGTTGGGTGATGCGGGGTATGTCGTGTCGCGTTAG
- a CDS encoding ABC transporter permease, translating into MSAATEHAIGGAVPRQRRGLAAMAHDSWVVARRNLRRMTRIPEIVVFGLLQPVMFVLLFSYVMGGAIQIPMAGASSKIYTQFLMAGIFAQTVTFAVAGASAGIAEDMTKGLVDRFRSLPMTRSAVLVGRTLADLCQTAFTLLVLALVALAVGWRIHHGVPRMLAGFALLLLLGYAFSWIGALIGLSVRSPEAATSAGLIWLFPLTFISNAFVPISSMPGWLQPIAYWNPFSSTVQACRNLFGNQIGPVDKAWPMQHAYGVSIVSSLLVLALFSWLSVRKYRSAAG; encoded by the coding sequence ATGAGCGCCGCGACCGAGCACGCGATCGGGGGCGCCGTCCCCCGCCAGCGCCGCGGCCTGGCCGCGATGGCCCACGACTCCTGGGTGGTGGCCCGGCGGAACCTGCGCCGGATGACCCGGATCCCGGAGATCGTGGTCTTCGGGCTGCTCCAGCCGGTGATGTTCGTGCTGCTCTTCTCCTACGTGATGGGCGGCGCGATCCAGATCCCGATGGCCGGGGCCAGCTCGAAGATCTACACCCAGTTCCTGATGGCCGGCATCTTCGCGCAGACCGTCACCTTCGCGGTGGCGGGCGCCTCGGCCGGCATCGCGGAGGACATGACCAAGGGCCTGGTGGACCGGTTCCGCTCGCTGCCGATGACCCGCTCGGCGGTGCTGGTCGGGCGCACCCTGGCGGACCTGTGCCAGACCGCGTTCACCCTGCTGGTGCTGGCCCTGGTGGCGCTGGCGGTGGGCTGGCGGATCCACCACGGGGTCCCGCGGATGCTGGCCGGCTTCGCCCTGCTGCTGCTGCTCGGCTACGCCTTCTCCTGGATCGGCGCGCTGATCGGGCTCTCGGTGCGCAGCCCCGAGGCGGCCACCTCGGCCGGGCTGATCTGGCTCTTCCCGCTGACCTTCATCTCCAACGCCTTCGTGCCGATCAGCAGCATGCCGGGCTGGCTGCAGCCGATCGCCTACTGGAACCCGTTCAGTTCGACCGTGCAGGCCTGCCGCAACCTGTTCGGCAACCAGATCGGGCCGGTGGACAAGGCCTGGCCGATGCAGCACGCCTACGGCGTGTCGATCGTCTCCTCGCTGCTGGTGCTGGCGCTGTTCTCCTGGCTCTCGGTGCGCAAGTACCGCTCGGCGGCCGGCTGA
- a CDS encoding cystathionine gamma-synthase: MTDHQHPQGFETIAIHAGQEADPRTGAVVPPIYQVSTYKQDGVGGLRGGYEYSRSANPTRTALEECLAALEGGQRGLAFASGLAAEDTLLRTVLKPGDHIVIPNDAYGGTFRLFDKVLTRWGVSFDVADTQHPERVREAIRPNTRAVWVETPSNPLLGITDIAAVAQIAHDAGALLVVDNTFASPYLQQPLALGADVVVHSTTKYMGGHSDVVGGALVAADAGLGDELAYHQNAMGAVAGPFDSWLVLRGIKTLGVRMDRHTSNAEQIVALLSRHPKVTRIYYPGLAEHPNHEVAAKQMKAFGGMVSFRVEGGEQAAVDVCNRAKLFTLGESLGGVESLIEHPGRMTHASVAGSLLEVPADLVRISVGIESAEDLVADLAQALG; encoded by the coding sequence ATGACCGATCACCAGCACCCCCAGGGCTTCGAGACCATCGCCATCCACGCGGGTCAGGAAGCAGACCCCCGTACCGGGGCGGTCGTCCCGCCGATCTACCAGGTCTCCACCTACAAGCAGGACGGCGTCGGCGGCCTGCGCGGCGGCTACGAGTACAGCCGGTCGGCGAACCCGACCCGCACCGCGCTGGAGGAGTGCCTGGCCGCGCTGGAGGGCGGGCAGCGCGGACTGGCCTTCGCCTCCGGCCTGGCCGCCGAGGACACCCTGCTGCGCACCGTCCTCAAGCCGGGCGACCACATCGTGATCCCCAACGACGCCTACGGCGGCACCTTCCGGCTGTTCGACAAGGTGCTCACCCGATGGGGCGTCAGCTTCGACGTGGCCGACACCCAGCACCCGGAGCGGGTCCGCGAGGCGATCCGGCCGAACACCCGGGCGGTCTGGGTGGAGACCCCGTCGAACCCGCTGCTCGGCATCACCGACATCGCCGCCGTGGCCCAGATCGCGCACGACGCGGGCGCCCTGCTGGTCGTCGACAACACCTTCGCCAGCCCCTACCTGCAGCAGCCCCTGGCGCTCGGCGCCGACGTGGTGGTGCACTCCACCACCAAGTACATGGGCGGCCACTCGGACGTGGTCGGCGGCGCGCTGGTCGCGGCCGACGCCGGGCTGGGCGACGAACTGGCCTACCACCAGAACGCGATGGGCGCGGTGGCCGGCCCGTTCGACTCCTGGCTGGTGCTGCGCGGGATCAAGACCCTGGGCGTGCGGATGGACCGGCACACCTCCAACGCCGAGCAGATCGTCGCGCTGCTCTCCCGGCACCCGAAGGTCACCCGGATCTACTACCCGGGCCTGGCCGAGCACCCCAACCACGAGGTCGCGGCCAAGCAGATGAAGGCCTTCGGCGGCATGGTCTCGTTCCGGGTCGAGGGCGGCGAGCAGGCCGCGGTCGACGTCTGCAACCGGGCCAAGCTGTTCACCCTGGGCGAGTCGCTGGGCGGCGTCGAGTCGCTGATCGAGCACCCGGGCCGGATGACCCACGCCTCGGTGGCCGGCTCGCTGCTGGAGGTGCCGGCCGACCTGGTCCGCATCTCGGTCGGCATCGAGTCCGCCGAGGACCTGGTCGCCGACCTGGCCCAGGCGCTCGGCTGA
- the mca gene encoding mycothiol conjugate amidase Mca has translation MTEQLRLMAVHAHPDDESSKGAASMAMYVAQGVEVLVATCTGGERGSVLNPKLQGKPEIEDNIHEVRRKEMDLAREILGVRQAWLGFVDSGLPEGDPLPPLPEGCFALREVDEAAEPLVRLIREFKPQVITTYDENGGYPHPDHIMTHKITMRAFDAAGDPDAYPEAGEPWQPLKLYYNHGFPMGRIRALHAYLTEHGMDSPYGEWIEGWEKSGRKEREITTRVQCSDWFETRDRALIAHATQIDPDGPWFRVPLEVQREVWPTEDYELARSLVDTDLPEDDLFAGLRAASLAGEPK, from the coding sequence TTGACTGAGCAGTTGCGGCTGATGGCGGTGCACGCGCACCCGGACGACGAGTCCAGCAAGGGTGCGGCCTCCATGGCCATGTACGTCGCCCAGGGCGTTGAGGTGCTGGTGGCCACCTGCACCGGCGGGGAGCGCGGTTCCGTGCTCAACCCCAAGCTCCAGGGCAAGCCGGAGATCGAGGACAACATCCACGAGGTCCGGCGCAAGGAGATGGACCTGGCCCGGGAGATCCTCGGCGTCCGGCAGGCCTGGCTGGGCTTCGTGGACTCGGGGCTGCCGGAGGGCGACCCGCTGCCGCCGCTGCCCGAGGGCTGCTTCGCGCTGCGGGAGGTGGACGAGGCGGCCGAGCCGCTGGTCCGGCTGATCCGCGAGTTCAAGCCGCAGGTGATCACCACCTACGACGAGAACGGCGGCTACCCGCACCCCGACCACATCATGACCCACAAGATCACCATGCGGGCCTTCGACGCTGCCGGTGACCCGGACGCCTACCCGGAGGCCGGCGAGCCCTGGCAGCCGCTGAAGCTCTACTACAACCACGGCTTCCCGATGGGCCGGATCCGGGCGCTGCACGCCTACCTCACCGAGCACGGCATGGACTCGCCGTACGGCGAGTGGATCGAGGGCTGGGAGAAGAGCGGCCGCAAGGAGCGCGAGATCACCACCCGGGTGCAGTGCTCGGACTGGTTCGAGACCCGGGACCGGGCGCTGATCGCGCACGCCACCCAGATCGACCCGGACGGCCCGTGGTTCCGGGTGCCGCTGGAGGTGCAGCGGGAGGTCTGGCCCACCGAGGACTACGAGCTGGCCCGTTCGCTGGTGGACACCGACCTGCCGGAGGACGACCTGTTCGCCGGCCTGCGCGCGGCGAGCCTCGCGGGCGAGCCGAAGTAG
- a CDS encoding cystathionine beta-synthase has translation MRYHDSIIDLVGDTPLVKLSKVTEGISATVLAKVEYFNPGGSVKDRIALRMIEAAEASGALRPGGTIVEPTSGNTGVGLAIVAQQKGYKCIFVCPDKVSTDKINTLRAYGAEVVVCPTAVAPEHPDSYYNVSDRLVRETPNAWKPDQYSNPDNPASHYHSTGPELWDQTEGRITHFVAGVGTGGTISGTGRYLKDASGGKVQVIGADPEGSVYSGGTGRPYLVEGVGEDFWPTAYDRTVADEIVAVSDKDSFQMTRRLAKEEGLLVGGSCGMAVVAALEVARRLGPDDVVVVLLPDGGRGYLSKIFNDDWMADYGFLPTAQDEATIGEVLARKYHVDEGGIPQFVHMHPNETVGEAVQVLRDFGVSQMPVVSPGAGHPDIMAGEVIGSVAERDLLAALFSGGAQLGDPLEKHMSKPLPVVGSGESVTGLMTVLEQCDAAVVLVEGKPQGIVTRQDLLAFMAVRAAH, from the coding sequence GTGCGGTACCACGATTCGATCATCGATCTGGTTGGCGACACGCCGCTGGTGAAGCTCAGCAAGGTCACCGAGGGCATCTCGGCGACCGTGCTCGCGAAGGTCGAGTACTTCAACCCGGGCGGGTCGGTGAAGGACCGGATCGCGCTGCGGATGATCGAGGCGGCGGAGGCCTCCGGCGCGCTGCGCCCGGGCGGCACCATCGTCGAGCCCACCAGTGGCAACACCGGTGTCGGCCTGGCCATCGTGGCCCAGCAGAAGGGCTACAAGTGCATCTTCGTCTGCCCGGACAAGGTCTCCACTGACAAGATCAACACCCTGCGGGCCTACGGCGCCGAGGTGGTGGTCTGCCCGACCGCGGTGGCCCCCGAGCACCCGGACTCCTACTACAACGTCTCCGACCGCCTGGTCCGGGAGACCCCCAACGCCTGGAAGCCGGACCAGTACTCCAACCCGGACAACCCGGCCTCGCACTACCACTCCACCGGTCCGGAGCTGTGGGACCAGACCGAGGGGCGGATCACCCACTTCGTGGCCGGCGTCGGCACCGGCGGCACCATCTCCGGCACCGGCCGCTACCTGAAGGACGCCTCCGGCGGCAAGGTGCAGGTGATCGGCGCCGACCCGGAGGGCTCGGTCTACTCCGGCGGCACCGGCCGCCCGTACCTGGTCGAGGGCGTCGGCGAGGACTTCTGGCCGACCGCCTACGACCGCACGGTCGCGGACGAGATCGTCGCGGTCTCGGACAAGGACTCGTTCCAGATGACCCGCCGCCTGGCCAAGGAGGAGGGCCTGCTGGTCGGCGGCTCCTGCGGGATGGCCGTGGTGGCCGCGCTGGAGGTGGCCCGCCGGCTCGGCCCGGACGACGTGGTCGTGGTGCTGCTGCCGGACGGCGGCCGCGGCTACCTGTCGAAGATCTTCAACGACGACTGGATGGCCGACTACGGCTTCCTGCCCACCGCCCAGGACGAGGCGACCATCGGCGAGGTGCTCGCCCGCAAGTACCACGTGGACGAGGGCGGCATCCCGCAGTTCGTGCACATGCACCCGAACGAGACGGTCGGCGAGGCGGTGCAGGTGCTGCGCGACTTCGGCGTCTCGCAGATGCCGGTGGTCTCGCCCGGCGCCGGCCACCCGGACATCATGGCCGGCGAGGTGATCGGCTCGGTGGCCGAGCGCGACCTGCTGGCCGCGCTGTTCAGCGGCGGCGCGCAGCTCGGCGACCCGCTGGAGAAGCACATGTCCAAGCCGCTGCCGGTGGTCGGCTCGGGCGAGTCGGTGACCGGTCTGATGACCGTGCTGGAGCAGTGCGACGCGGCCGTGGTGCTGGTGGAGGGCAAGCCGCAGGGCATCGTCACCCGCCAGGACCTGCTCGCCTTCATGGCGGTCCGGGCCGCGCACTGA
- the greA gene encoding transcription elongation factor GreA, translated as MTQTSENVTWLTQSGYDKLKEELAHLTGPARSEIVAKIEQAREEGDLKENAGYHAAREEQGKLELRVRQLTQLLERAKVGEAPADSGVVAPGMLVTVAFDGDLDDTMVFLLGSREVAGDDLDVYSPQSPLGRAIDGKKVDDNATYELPNGKKATVKVIDVKPYTG; from the coding sequence GTGACCCAGACCAGCGAGAACGTGACCTGGCTCACTCAATCCGGCTACGACAAGCTCAAGGAAGAGCTGGCTCACCTGACCGGCCCCGCTCGCTCCGAGATCGTCGCGAAGATCGAGCAGGCCCGCGAAGAGGGCGACCTGAAGGAGAACGCCGGCTACCACGCCGCCCGCGAGGAGCAGGGCAAGCTGGAGCTGCGGGTCCGTCAGCTCACCCAGCTGCTGGAGCGCGCCAAGGTCGGCGAGGCCCCCGCCGACTCCGGCGTGGTCGCCCCCGGCATGCTCGTCACCGTCGCCTTCGACGGCGACCTGGACGACACCATGGTCTTCCTGCTCGGCTCCCGCGAGGTGGCCGGCGACGACCTGGACGTCTACTCGCCGCAGTCGCCGCTCGGCCGGGCGATCGACGGCAAGAAGGTGGACGACAACGCCACCTACGAGCTGCCGAACGGCAAGAAGGCGACCGTGAAGGTCATCGACGTCAAGCCCTACACCGGCTGA
- a CDS encoding DUF1203 domain-containing protein: MSTVTTRFTVHPIAPAVLAGLRRTDDAGRPPVPVRGTTGGEPLRCCLRRAEPGADLLLLAYAPLRRWAAETGADPGPYDELGPVYVHARAADCPGAEPGYPAAMHRGDRVLRAYDRDGRILRGVLVEPEPAVAEEALDAMFSDPLVAVVHVRAVAFGCFQHEVRRAD; this comes from the coding sequence ATGAGCACCGTGACCACCCGCTTCACCGTCCACCCGATCGCCCCCGCCGTGCTGGCCGGCCTGCGCCGCACCGACGACGCCGGCCGCCCGCCGGTCCCGGTGCGCGGCACCACCGGCGGCGAACCGCTGCGCTGCTGCCTGCGCCGCGCCGAACCCGGCGCCGACCTGCTGCTGCTCGCCTACGCCCCGCTGCGCCGCTGGGCCGCCGAGACCGGCGCCGACCCCGGCCCCTACGACGAGCTCGGCCCGGTCTACGTGCACGCCCGGGCGGCCGACTGCCCCGGCGCCGAGCCCGGTTACCCCGCCGCGATGCACCGCGGCGACCGGGTGCTGCGCGCCTACGACCGGGACGGCCGGATCCTGCGCGGCGTCCTGGTGGAGCCCGAACCGGCCGTCGCCGAGGAGGCGCTCGACGCGATGTTCAGCGACCCGCTGGTGGCCGTCGTGCACGTGCGCGCGGTCGCCTTCGGCTGCTTCCAGCACGAGGTCCGCCGCGCGGACTGA
- a CDS encoding L,D-transpeptidase has translation MTARQMTEGGWSRRGVLAGLLGAPVLLLAACESGSGGGSGGGAGAGKAAGSPAPRSSAAVITVSPADGTQGAPFTAPVTVTVAAGTLGEVTVTDQSGARIPGRLAPDGTSWTTTAPLSSGTRYAVAASATDKDKLVAAADTAFTTATPANTFVGYFTPEDGSTVGVGMPVSINFSKPVTDRKAVQQAITVLADPGVEVAGYWYSSTRLDFRPEQYWAPGTKVTLKLRLKDVAGAAGVYGTQSKDVSFTVGRAQTSVADLAAGTLTVTTDGRVSAVYPVIGGSPEHRTWGGSMVISERFTQTRMNSATVNLGDEYDIPDVPHAQRLTTSGTFIHGNYWSPASAFGKANTSHGCIALRDVKGAGDPGTDAARFFASSIAGDVVQVVNSGDRTVDPGNGLGDWNIGWADWKAGGAL, from the coding sequence ATGACGGCACGGCAGATGACCGAGGGCGGCTGGAGCCGCCGGGGGGTGCTGGCCGGACTGCTCGGCGCACCGGTGCTGCTGCTCGCGGCCTGCGAGAGCGGGAGCGGCGGCGGGAGTGGGGGAGGGGCCGGGGCCGGGAAGGCCGCCGGCAGCCCGGCGCCGCGCAGCTCGGCCGCCGTGATCACCGTCTCGCCCGCCGACGGCACCCAGGGCGCGCCCTTCACCGCCCCGGTGACCGTCACGGTCGCCGCCGGCACCCTCGGCGAAGTCACCGTCACCGACCAGTCCGGCGCCCGGATACCCGGCCGGCTCGCCCCGGACGGGACGAGCTGGACCACCACCGCGCCGCTCAGCAGCGGCACCCGCTACGCCGTCGCCGCCAGCGCCACCGACAAGGACAAGCTGGTCGCCGCCGCCGACACCGCGTTCACCACCGCGACCCCCGCCAACACCTTCGTCGGCTACTTCACCCCGGAGGACGGCTCCACCGTCGGCGTCGGGATGCCCGTCTCGATCAACTTCAGCAAGCCGGTCACCGACCGCAAGGCGGTCCAGCAGGCGATCACCGTGCTGGCCGACCCGGGCGTCGAGGTCGCCGGGTACTGGTACTCCAGCACCCGGCTGGACTTCCGCCCCGAGCAGTACTGGGCCCCGGGCACCAAGGTCACCCTGAAGCTGCGGCTCAAGGACGTGGCCGGCGCCGCCGGCGTCTACGGCACCCAGAGCAAGGACGTCTCGTTCACCGTCGGCCGCGCCCAGACCTCGGTCGCCGACCTGGCCGCCGGCACCCTCACCGTCACCACCGACGGCCGGGTCAGCGCCGTCTACCCGGTGATCGGCGGCTCGCCCGAACACCGCACCTGGGGCGGCTCGATGGTGATCTCCGAGCGGTTCACCCAGACCCGGATGAACTCCGCCACCGTCAACCTGGGCGACGAGTACGACATCCCCGACGTGCCGCACGCCCAGCGGCTGACCACCTCCGGCACCTTCATCCACGGCAACTACTGGTCGCCCGCCTCCGCCTTCGGCAAGGCCAACACCAGCCACGGCTGCATCGCGCTGCGCGACGTCAAGGGCGCCGGCGACCCGGGCACCGACGCGGCGAGGTTCTTCGCGAGCTCGATCGCCGGCGACGTCGTCCAGGTGGTCAACTCCGGTGACCGCACCGTCGATCCGGGCAACGGGCTGGGCGACTGGAACATCGGCTGGGCCGACTGGAAGGCCGGCGGCGCGCTCTGA